Proteins found in one Phocoena sinus isolate mPhoSin1 chromosome 19, mPhoSin1.pri, whole genome shotgun sequence genomic segment:
- the LOC116743518 gene encoding zinc finger protein 304-like — protein MATATLMDRAQGCVTFEDVFVYFSREEWELLEEAQRLLYRDVMLENFALVASLGCWCEADNEEAPSEQSVFVEGVSEVRTPESCPFIQKAQPCEICDPLLKDILHLAEHQGSCPAQKLYTCDPCGRGFLFSENFYQHQKQYSGKNPIRRGDDGASLVKSCAVHTLGRPFTCREEGMDLPGSSGLFQYQSTYNGMSPCKKAEFMEPFPQSSRLGRHQGDHDELMLLNCSDNGKTFLNTFTLLDNQITQAEVRAFSCLPCGNLSKEKSVLIHHTKIHSGATSHVCKECGKAFIHPSHLKTHQKFHNGKRQYTCSECGKAFSRKDTLVQHQRVHTGERSYDCSECGKAYSRSSHLVQHQRIHTGERPYKCTECGKAFSRKDTLVQHQRFHTGERPYECSECGKFFSQSSHLIEHWRIHTGARPYECIECGKFFSHNSSLIKHRRVHTGARSYVCGKCGKAFGCKDTLVQHQIIHTGARPYECSECGKAFSRKDTLVQHRKIHTGERPYECGECGKFFSHSSNLIVHQRIHTGAKPYECSECGKCFSHNSSLILHQRVHSGARPYVCSECGKAYISSSHLVQHKKVHTGARPYECSECGKFFSRNSSLILHQRVHTGEKPYVCSECGKAYSRSSHLVRHQKVHTGEGPHECNSFDGPLAASVTLV, from the exons ATGGCGACCGCGACGCTTATGGACCGGGCTCAG GGCTGTGTGACCTTCGAGGATGTGTTCGTGTACTTCTCCCGGGAGGAGTGGGAGCTCCTTGAGGAAGCTCAGAGACTCCTGTACCGtgatgtgatgctggagaacttTGCACTTGTGGCCTCGCTGG GTTGTTGGTGTGAAGCAGACAATGAGGAGGCCCCTTCTGAGCAGAGCGTTTTTGTAGAAGGAGTGTCAGAGGTCAGGACTCCTGAGTCATGTCCATTTATCCAGAAAGCCCAGCCGTGTGAGATATGTGACCCACTCTTGAAAGACATTTTGCACCTGGCTGAACACCAGGGATCATGCCCTGCACAGAAACTGTACACATGTGACCCCTGTGGGCGAGGATTCCTGTTCAGTGAAAACTTTTATCAGCACCAGAAGCAATATAGTGGGAAGAATCCCATCAGAAGGGGTGATGATGGGGCCTCACTTGTGAAGAGCTGTGCTGTCCACACGTTAGGGAGACCTTTTACTtgcagggaggaagggatggaCTTGCCAGGTAGCTCTGGCCTGTTCCAGTACCAAAGCACTTACAATGGAATGAGTCCATGCAAAAAGGCTGAGTTCATGGAGCCTTTTCCACAAAGCTCCAGACTCGGGCGACACCAGGGAGACCATGATGAACTGATGCTTCTCAATTGCAGTGACAATGGGAAAACGTTCCTGAACACCTTCACTCTCCTTGACAACCAGATAACTCAGGCTGAAGTGCGAGCTTTCAGTTGCCTACCATGTGGAAATCTGTCCAAGGAGAAATCAGTTCTTATTCATCACACAAAAATTCATAGTGGAGCAACATCACATGTgtgtaaggaatgtggaaaggCCTTCATTCACCCGTCTCAcctaaaaacccaccagaaattTCACAATGGGAAAAGACAATATacatgcagtgaatgtgggaaggccttcagccGCAAAGACACGCTTGTACAACACCAGAGAGTCCACACTGGAGAAAGGTCTTATGACTGCAGCGAATGTGGAAAAGCCTACAGCAGAAGCTCCCACCTTGTTCAGCACCAGAGAATTCACACCGGAGAAAGGCCTTATAAGTGCactgaatgtggaaaagcctttagCCGTAAAGACACACTTGTTCAGCACCAGAGATTTCatactggagaaaggccttatgagtgcagtgaatgtgggaaattcttTAGCCAAAGCTCTCACCTTATTGAGCACTGGAGAATTCACACTGGGGCAAGGCCTTACGAGTGCATAGAATGTGGAAAATTCTTTAGCCATAACTCCAGCCTCATTAAACATAGGAGAGTCCACACAGGAGCAAGGTCTTATGTGTGTGGCAAATGTGGAAAGGCTTTTGGCTGCAAAGACACACTTGTTCAGCACCAGATAATTCACACTGGAgcaaggccttatgagtgcagtgagtGTGGAAAGGCCTTCAGCCGTAAAGACACGCTTGTACAGCACCGGAAAATCCACAccggagaaaggccttatgagtgtgGCGAATGTGGAAAATTCTTTAGCCATAGCTCCAACCTCATTgtgcatcagagaattcacactggagcgaagccttatgagtgcagtgaatgtgggaaatgcTTTAGCCACAACTCTAGCCTCATTCTACACCAGAGGGTTCACAGTGGAGCAAGGCCTTATGTGtgtagtgaatgtgggaaagcctacATCAGTAGCTCCCACCTTGTTCAGCACAAGAAAGTCCACACTGGAGcgaggccttatgagtgcagtgaatgtgggaaattcttTAGCCGCAACTCTAGCCTCATCCTTCACCAGAGggttcacactggagagaagccttacgtgtgcagtgaatgtgggaaagcctatAGCAGAAGCTCCCATCTTGTTCGGCACCAGAAAGTTCACACTGGCGAAGGGCCTCATGAATGCAACAGCTTTGATGGCCCTTTAGCTGCATCTGTTACACTTGTTTAG